In the Mytilus trossulus isolate FHL-02 chromosome 1, PNRI_Mtr1.1.1.hap1, whole genome shotgun sequence genome, one interval contains:
- the LOC134707370 gene encoding uncharacterized protein LOC134707370, whose translation MNYNRNPEKLRDSSFLFFYDTTSVFFSSINKNPHSIIIEIGGYIGNQAKKLVKPNVQTYVVVEPIKQFYDQLKRNMNSLEGKTTFQFFNFGLGRNYSKVAINKDADGTSLFHSNKLTNSKSIDVVNVIDFFVYLGVACVDVDLLNINCEGCEFEVLEMLAATNLIEKVVNIQFQPHFMYKEVGSYSCRYCRLVELLSRTHEISYRFNVIWEMWRRKFEI comes from the coding sequence ATGAATTATAATCGAAATCCGGAAAAATTGAGAGACTCcagttttttgttcttttatgatacgacttcagtttttttttcatccataAATAAGAATCCACATAGCATTATAATAGAAATTGGTGGCTACATTGGTAACCAAGCAAAGAAACTTGTGAAACCGAATGTTCAAACATACGTCGTTGTAGAACCAATTAAACAGTTCTATGACCAactaaaaagaaatatgaactCTTTGGAAGGAAAAACtacttttcaatttttcaattttggttTAGGAAGAAATTACAGCAAAGTAGCAATAAACAAGGATGCCGATGGAACATCACTTTTCCATTCTAACAAACTTACAAATTCCAAATCTATTGACGTAGTAaatgttattgattttttcgtaTATTTGGGTGTTGCATGCGTCGATGTTGATTTGCTGAATATAAATTGCGAAGGCTGCGAGTTTGAAGTCTTAGAAATGCTAGCAGCGACAAATCTGATAGAGAAAGTTGTCAATATCCAGTTTCAGCCGCATTTTATGTATAAGGAAGTAGGTTCGTACTCTTGTAGATATTGTCGTCTGGTTGAACTGCTTTCAAGAACTCATGAAATATCATATCGATTCAATGTTATTTGGGAAATGTGGAGAAGaaagtttgaaatttga